A DNA window from Anaerocolumna sp. AGMB13020 contains the following coding sequences:
- a CDS encoding GNAT family N-acetyltransferase encodes MQMGIQTERLQLRILHPNEADKVLIFYSQNKDQFEPWEPERDVNFYTLSYQRLSLSIEYNLMQQSKLLRYWVFLKEDPHTIIGSVNFYNITKGSYYTCQLGYKFDRRFVGKGYAAESIREAMQVLLTDYEIHRIEANIMPSNLRSIHLVQKLGFQYEGLAISNIKINHKWEDHARYAFINTVN; translated from the coding sequence ATGCAAATGGGTATTCAGACAGAGCGGTTGCAGTTACGTATTCTGCACCCTAATGAAGCTGATAAGGTTTTGATATTCTATTCCCAGAACAAAGATCAATTTGAGCCCTGGGAGCCGGAAAGAGATGTTAATTTTTATACACTGTCCTACCAAAGGCTTTCCTTATCAATCGAATATAATTTAATGCAGCAGTCCAAGCTTCTTCGTTATTGGGTATTTCTGAAAGAAGATCCTCATACTATCATTGGATCCGTTAATTTTTACAATATAACCAAGGGATCTTATTACACCTGCCAGTTAGGTTATAAATTCGACCGGCGTTTTGTAGGAAAAGGTTATGCAGCAGAAAGCATCCGCGAGGCCATGCAGGTACTGTTAACGGATTATGAAATTCACCGAATTGAAGCCAATATTATGCCTTCTAACCTTCGCTCCATACACCTTGTGCAAAAACTTGGTTTTCAATACGAAGGACTTGCCATTTCCAACATAAAAATTAACCACAAATGGGAAGACCATGCACGATACGCCTTTATAAATACGGTGAACTAA
- the tadA gene encoding tRNA adenosine(34) deaminase TadA, with the protein MKEALKEAKKAAKIGEVPIGCVIVYQDKIIGRGYNRRNTNKTTLAHAEITAIQKASKSMGDWRLEDCTLYVTLEPCQMCSGAIVQARIKEVIVGAMNPKAGCAGSILNILQMKEFNHQVELTTGVMEEECKQVLQDFFVGLRERNRKEKLLKKEEMGGVCREE; encoded by the coding sequence ATGAAGGAAGCCTTAAAAGAGGCTAAAAAAGCTGCAAAAATTGGTGAAGTGCCCATTGGCTGTGTTATAGTATATCAGGATAAAATTATTGGCAGAGGGTATAATAGGAGAAATACCAATAAAACCACCTTGGCTCATGCTGAGATAACAGCTATCCAAAAGGCAAGTAAAAGCATGGGAGACTGGAGGCTGGAGGATTGTACCCTTTATGTTACATTAGAGCCTTGCCAGATGTGTTCCGGTGCCATTGTGCAAGCGCGGATAAAAGAGGTTATCGTAGGTGCCATGAATCCGAAAGCAGGATGTGCAGGTTCAATTCTTAACATTCTCCAAATGAAGGAGTTTAATCATCAAGTAGAACTGACTACCGGAGTTATGGAAGAAGAATGCAAACAGGTACTTCAAGATTTTTTTGTAGGGCTGAGAGAACGAAACCGCAAAGAGAAGTTGCTGAAAAAAGAAGAAATGGGCGGAGTTTGTCGGGAGGAATAG
- a CDS encoding anaerobic ribonucleoside-triphosphate reductase activating protein produces MNIHGFQKTTLLDYPGHLAATIFFGGCNFLCPYCHNGSLVLCPDSLPVISKEDVLNTLKKRKGILEGVCITGGEPTLAAGLTDFIAEIKELGFLVKLDTNGSNPGRLKELVLSGLIDYVAMDIKNSRSKYSITIGRDSYSMDKIAESVDFLLTNKVSYEFRTTVTKELHTPADFSAIGEWIKGAKAYYLQSYKVSEDVISPVFSGYSKEELMLIQNSLLPFVEKVEIRGLD; encoded by the coding sequence ATGAATATACACGGTTTTCAGAAAACTACTCTGCTTGATTATCCTGGGCATCTTGCTGCAACTATATTTTTTGGCGGCTGCAACTTCCTATGTCCTTATTGCCACAACGGCTCGCTCGTTCTCTGTCCTGACAGCCTTCCTGTTATATCCAAAGAAGACGTTCTAAATACCTTAAAGAAGAGGAAAGGGATATTAGAAGGTGTATGTATAACCGGAGGTGAGCCAACCCTGGCTGCAGGTCTTACAGATTTTATTGCAGAGATAAAAGAACTGGGATTTTTAGTGAAACTTGATACCAATGGCAGTAATCCTGGTCGTCTGAAGGAACTTGTTCTTTCCGGCCTTATTGATTATGTGGCAATGGATATTAAAAACAGCAGAAGTAAATATTCCATAACGATTGGCAGAGATAGTTATTCAATGGACAAAATAGCAGAAAGCGTTGATTTTTTGCTAACAAATAAAGTATCTTATGAGTTTCGGACAACTGTAACAAAAGAGCTCCATACTCCGGCAGATTTTTCAGCTATTGGTGAATGGATCAAAGGTGCAAAAGCTTACTATCTTCAATCCTATAAGGTTTCGGAGGACGTAATATCCCCTGTTTTTTCAGGGTATAGCAAAGAAGAGCTTATGCTTATACAGAATTCTCTCCTCCCTTTCGTAGAAAAGGTTGAAATCCGCGGATTGGATTAA
- a CDS encoding tetratricopeptide repeat protein, whose protein sequence is MERYENIVKIEEIRKLTDGGQYQKAVKILDTMEIHKIKSLTDLSVLADVLTENGRLDEAMGLLERIYEKSKTRRILYQMVELAIKKGDAKLADVYLVKYMQAAPNDSYRFIFRYYIDKLKGEPLEVLMDSLEQLKEYEYIEVWAYELAKLYHKAGLKDKCVRECSDIILWFGDGIYVDKAKLLKAYYVGELDPLHMLKAKDKNEARQRLGLDKTKDYSSIREQINQYLDREDKAKTQSSAAYETYKLHQVTGGYESNKVAEEAVSGYTSKEINEYENNEAALEFETQETTEAETKEAIVGKSQVTNSDEAEVTEGYERKEITETDAETAATLYEGQAKPANISLEDASYKRQAASENNGLETANNEGQAAESRSQETADYIEEAVPESRNLDIANYERQAAPESINLETANYEGQATESRSLETADYEEQAVSYKEKLALVDDPQEASEYRGKAATKEESQDQTYAVTAEKSIMISEEVCEDSVFSLFDKMKFDYRKEFSGFLQIDTVKEDLRHCLENILSDSSKNLFMMVTGEKESGKSTLAFKICKALYSVDWIKTDKIAKITGENLNRVNILTQKDKLYGASLIIENPTVINSESAERLYRFIKEMGNNTFIVLEGTKEEVCCFLETYPEYMNYFLHEISLNNTYTLKQLMGFVNQYMENKEYKMKEDALEEFIKSVEKILSSEEKGTYAKVMQLASKVRKAADTRYKNLLGDIISSGNITQEDLLYIIKEDITMEVM, encoded by the coding sequence ATGGAGCGGTATGAAAATATAGTTAAGATAGAAGAGATCCGTAAATTGACAGACGGAGGACAATACCAAAAAGCTGTTAAGATCCTTGACACCATGGAGATACATAAAATCAAGTCCTTAACAGATCTAAGTGTACTGGCAGATGTACTCACAGAAAACGGACGTTTAGATGAAGCTATGGGACTTCTGGAAAGAATTTACGAAAAGTCCAAGACCAGAAGAATTCTATATCAGATGGTAGAACTTGCAATAAAAAAAGGAGATGCCAAGTTAGCTGATGTATATCTGGTTAAATACATGCAGGCTGCTCCTAACGATTCATACCGGTTTATATTCCGCTATTATATTGATAAATTAAAGGGAGAACCCTTAGAAGTTCTTATGGATTCACTGGAACAGCTAAAGGAGTATGAATATATTGAGGTATGGGCATATGAACTTGCAAAGCTATATCATAAAGCCGGCCTTAAGGATAAATGCGTCAGAGAGTGTTCGGACATCATCCTCTGGTTTGGTGACGGCATTTATGTGGATAAAGCCAAGCTATTAAAGGCGTATTATGTCGGTGAACTGGATCCTTTACATATGTTAAAGGCAAAAGATAAAAATGAGGCCAGGCAAAGACTTGGTCTGGATAAGACCAAAGACTATAGCAGTATCAGAGAACAGATAAATCAGTATCTGGATAGGGAAGATAAAGCGAAAACACAGTCTTCAGCTGCTTATGAAACATATAAATTACACCAGGTAACAGGTGGATATGAATCCAATAAGGTGGCAGAGGAAGCGGTAAGCGGATATACTTCAAAAGAAATCAACGAATATGAAAACAATGAAGCTGCATTGGAATTTGAAACACAGGAAACAACTGAGGCTGAAACGAAAGAAGCTATAGTAGGGAAAAGCCAGGTAACAAATTCTGATGAAGCCGAAGTGACTGAAGGATATGAAAGGAAAGAAATTACTGAGACTGATGCGGAAACTGCGGCTACTTTGTATGAAGGACAGGCAAAACCTGCTAATATAAGCTTAGAAGATGCAAGCTATAAAAGACAAGCAGCATCAGAGAATAATGGACTGGAAACTGCAAACAATGAGGGACAAGCAGCAGAGAGCAGAAGCCAGGAAACTGCAGATTATATAGAAGAAGCAGTCCCTGAGAGCAGAAACCTGGATATCGCGAACTATGAAAGACAAGCAGCACCTGAGAGCATAAATCTGGAAACTGCAAACTATGAGGGACAAGCAACAGAGAGCAGAAGCCTGGAAACTGCGGACTATGAAGAACAGGCAGTATCATATAAAGAAAAGTTAGCATTAGTGGATGACCCTCAGGAGGCTTCAGAATATAGAGGAAAAGCAGCAACAAAGGAAGAGAGCCAGGATCAAACATATGCTGTAACTGCCGAAAAATCTATTATGATATCGGAAGAAGTCTGTGAAGACAGCGTTTTTAGTTTGTTTGATAAGATGAAGTTTGATTATCGGAAGGAATTTAGCGGATTTTTGCAGATAGATACTGTGAAAGAAGATTTGCGGCATTGTCTTGAGAATATTCTTTCGGATTCTTCTAAGAATCTGTTTATGATGGTCACCGGAGAGAAGGAAAGCGGCAAGAGTACGCTAGCTTTTAAGATTTGTAAGGCTTTGTATTCCGTGGACTGGATTAAAACAGATAAGATTGCAAAAATTACCGGAGAGAATCTTAATCGTGTAAATATTCTGACACAAAAAGATAAGCTTTACGGTGCCTCTCTTATTATTGAGAATCCCACGGTAATTAATAGTGAGTCTGCAGAAAGGCTTTATAGATTTATTAAGGAAATGGGGAATAATACATTTATCGTATTAGAAGGGACGAAAGAAGAAGTCTGTTGTTTTCTGGAAACCTACCCTGAATATATGAATTATTTTCTGCATGAAATTTCACTGAATAATACCTATACTTTAAAGCAGCTTATGGGTTTTGTGAACCAGTATATGGAGAATAAAGAATATAAAATGAAAGAAGATGCCTTAGAGGAATTTATAAAATCGGTTGAGAAGATACTAAGCTCAGAAGAAAAGGGAACTTATGCAAAAGTGATGCAGCTTGCTTCAAAGGTAAGAAAGGCAGCGGATACCAGATATAAAAACCTTTTAGGGGATATCATCAGCAGCGGGAATATCACACAGGAAGATTTGCTTTATATAATAAAGGAAGATATAACAATGGAGGTAATGTGA
- a CDS encoding DUF6128 domain-containing protein, whose amino-acid sequence MADYKRLVSYMYLYEEGKKRNNIGYARVESRNGQCKYTIHVTALGLNDKQLKVYSFKRNSSGIEGILLGSLLIKNNTGDFKILTDAAHIMNSPYGLDDMGGVILVFSDRKFFAAEWDNKPITMSMVAGIENRNNNTTADTVKNPDIAKYPELVKNPENAKIPETVKTPEEIKAATLAEVLFEYSKPTEEAVQKDNKEEMNRDKSLKDLLTPNFNRIVEQEEEQEIQPGEANKKTIDFEAHIHKSVNSSVTDRNSSPAESPSEIHIENPAALTKNNPVEDSAESENEYSYNKLTENEKRDQPETIDESPVAHISLPEIETPQQSEGEQPSVNQTVNQPQETDTKTESATEGLSNNKPIFDDHPLAKQIYHNFPKMYPFEDNEIAWCARIEPKDIGMLPMDLWGLGNNSFLLHGYYSYRHLIFARVNDKNGQNYILGVPGIYHNREKFMAKMFGFENFKCAKRKPQRTGEFGYWYIPVLLNRGN is encoded by the coding sequence ATGGCTGATTATAAACGACTGGTTTCGTACATGTACCTATATGAGGAGGGTAAAAAAAGAAATAACATAGGCTATGCCAGGGTCGAGAGTAGAAACGGACAGTGTAAGTACACCATTCACGTGACGGCGCTGGGGCTGAATGACAAACAGCTGAAAGTCTATTCCTTTAAAAGAAACTCCTCCGGTATTGAAGGTATTCTCCTTGGCAGCCTTCTTATCAAAAACAACACAGGTGATTTTAAGATTTTAACAGATGCCGCACACATTATGAATTCCCCTTATGGATTAGACGACATGGGAGGAGTTATTCTTGTGTTCTCGGATAGAAAATTCTTTGCTGCTGAATGGGATAATAAACCGATAACAATGTCCATGGTAGCTGGTATTGAAAATAGAAACAATAATACAACAGCAGATACCGTTAAGAATCCTGATATTGCTAAGTATCCCGAATTAGTGAAAAACCCAGAGAACGCTAAAATTCCTGAAACCGTTAAAACCCCGGAAGAGATTAAGGCAGCAACACTTGCAGAAGTATTGTTTGAATACTCTAAACCCACGGAGGAAGCAGTACAAAAAGACAACAAAGAAGAGATGAATAGAGATAAATCACTGAAAGACCTTCTTACACCAAACTTTAATCGTATTGTAGAACAGGAAGAAGAACAGGAAATACAGCCTGGGGAGGCAAACAAAAAAACAATTGATTTTGAGGCGCATATTCACAAGTCTGTCAATTCATCGGTTACAGACAGAAATTCCAGTCCAGCAGAAAGCCCCTCAGAAATACACATTGAAAATCCAGCAGCCTTAACGAAGAATAACCCGGTTGAAGATTCAGCAGAGAGTGAAAATGAATATTCTTATAATAAGCTGACTGAAAATGAAAAACGAGACCAGCCTGAAACAATCGACGAAAGCCCGGTGGCTCATATTTCATTACCGGAAATTGAAACTCCGCAGCAGTCTGAGGGAGAGCAGCCATCTGTAAATCAGACAGTTAATCAACCCCAGGAGACGGATACCAAGACAGAGTCTGCGACAGAAGGGCTTAGTAATAACAAGCCAATATTTGATGATCATCCTTTGGCAAAGCAGATATATCACAACTTTCCCAAAATGTATCCCTTTGAAGATAATGAAATCGCCTGGTGCGCCAGAATAGAACCTAAAGATATCGGAATGCTTCCTATGGATTTATGGGGACTTGGAAATAACAGCTTTTTACTTCATGGCTATTATAGCTACAGACATTTAATCTTTGCCAGGGTTAACGATAAGAACGGACAGAATTACATTCTTGGTGTACCGGGTATCTATCATAACAGAGAGAAGTTTATGGCGAAGATGTTTGGTTTCGAGAATTTCAAATGTGCGAAAAGAAAACCCCAGAGGACCGGGGAGTTTGGGTATTGGTATATACCGGTATTGCTTAACCGTGGCAATTAA